One Apis cerana isolate GH-2021 linkage group LG15, AcerK_1.0, whole genome shotgun sequence DNA window includes the following coding sequences:
- the LOC133667438 gene encoding uncharacterized protein LOC133667438 yields MNITLHVQTRVLPLIIVNNGRNEDAYLVRVIINSSNIEIHCVYFVHERISLLYVIIYNLENVREKDFETGRCADEVLRKKRIMIVNYNVIMENCKFSNVFKEAM; encoded by the exons ATGAACATCACACTACATGTGCAAACAAGAGTTTTGCctctaattattgttaataatggTAGAAATGAAGATGCATATTTGGTGCGTGTTATTATAAACTcttcgaatatcgaaattcaCTGTGTGTATTTTGTGCATGAA AGGATATCCTTGctgtatgttattatatataatttggaaaatgtgCGGGAGAAGGATTTTGAGACTGGACGATGTGCAGACGAG gTTCTTCGAAAGAAGAGGATAatgattgttaattataacgtgataatggaaaattgtaaattttctaatgtttttaaagaagcaatgtaa